From the Kribbella sp. CA-293567 genome, the window CCCACGATCCGCAGGACGGCGTCAGCCGCCGCGGCTTCCTGCAACTGTCGGCCGGAGTCACGCTCGGCACGGTTGCGATCGGAGCTCTCGGCCGCGTGGTCGGCGGACGGCGAGCAGCGGTGTCCGACGCTCGCGAGGCGCTGCAGTTGCCGCTACCGCCGAGCCTCGACCCGCCGGCCGGAGTACAGGCCGCTGGAGCTGTTCCATGGGCCACGCCCAACGACAAGTTCTACCGGATCGACACGGCGCTATCGGTGCCGCTGATCATGCCGAGCGACTGGAAGCTGCGGATCCACGGCATGGTCGACCGCGAGCTCGAACTGAGCTTCGAGGACCTGTTGAAGCGCAAGGTGGTGCACAAGTGGGTCACGTTGACCTGCGTGAGCAACGAGGTCGGCGGTGACCTGATCGGGAACGCTCTCTGGTCCGGCGTACTGCTGAAGGACCTGCTCGCCGAGGCCGGACCCGCCGCTGACGCCGACGCGATCAAGTCGACCTCGAAGGACGGCTTCACCGCCGGTACGCCGCTGGGCACGCTGACCGACGACCGCGAGGCGATGCTCGCGTTCGCGATGAACGGGCAGCCGTTGCCGGTCGAGCACGGGTTCCCGGTGCGCATCGTCGTACCGGGGCTGTACGGGTACGTCTCGGCGACGAAGTGGCTGACCGAGATCGAGGTGAGCCGGTTCGACCGGTTCGAGGGGTACTGGACGCCGCGCGGCTGGTCGGCGCTCGGGCCGATCAAGTTGTCGTCGCGGATCGACGTACCGCGGTCGAAGGCCGAGACCGGTCAGGTCACTGTGGCGGGTGTCGCCTGGGACCAGCAGGTCGGCGT encodes:
- a CDS encoding molybdopterin-dependent oxidoreductase, with amino-acid sequence MNQPLVRSPHELSTPDGSAPARPGRSGLILRSALGGVLAALAGLAAGSVAAALLGTRQTPVVAIGSAFIDQVPPWLKDLAISLFGTHDKTALKTGILIVLLALAAVGGILAVRRYWAGAAVVIVLAGLAVLAASTRPDAGQTGFAPSFVAGIVALLILRLFATRLAGLAHDPQDGVSRRGFLQLSAGVTLGTVAIGALGRVVGGRRAAVSDAREALQLPLPPSLDPPAGVQAAGAVPWATPNDKFYRIDTALSVPLIMPSDWKLRIHGMVDRELELSFEDLLKRKVVHKWVTLTCVSNEVGGDLIGNALWSGVLLKDLLAEAGPAADADAIKSTSKDGFTAGTPLGTLTDDREAMLAFAMNGQPLPVEHGFPVRIVVPGLYGYVSATKWLTEIEVSRFDRFEGYWTPRGWSALGPIKLSSRIDVPRSKAETGQVTVAGVAWDQQVGVSKVEVRVDGGPWQQAELASDASVDTWRQWHWTWDAPRGNHVLQVRAFDAKGNPQIEAQAPPAPDGSTGLHSVDIKVG